The region AGAAGTTAAGATTATTGGAGTTGGTGATAAAATCAGGAGTATACTTCACaggtaatataaatatatattgtttatttttgtttatgtagaAGGCTGCAGGCGTGAGTAAAGGGCAGTTTCTTTGATAGTTTATTTAAGCAAGGTGTCTTTTTGGTTGCCATTTTATACACATGGAGAAGCTTTGTTTTGTTTCGAGTTTTGTTCCAGGATATCTTAGAATGTGTAGATTTCCCTTGTTTTTTACTTGTCATTTGCTTCTCCTTCTTCCAAACCATAAATGGAATACAGTAGGAGTGTCAGAAGCtcaaggctttttttcttttttttttttttaatgaggactcTGAGGAGTTGTCATGGCCTGGAAATGCCAGAAATGAATAACAGTTAATTAGAATTGTCAGGAGAGGagtaaaggcagagagagagagaaggcgaAAAAGGCTGATTGTGAGTCCTCAGCTTTGGGCAGGCGCTGAAGGACGGGTGATCACAATAAGGTAGGGGGCACCTTAATTCAGTGAACACCACTGAAAAAACACTCCAAAATAAATATCTCCACTCAAAAAACACTTGATTCAGAGTATTTTTGCCTTGTTCCCTATGCAGAAGTATTCCTTTCAGCTGCTTCATGTGATCTCTTCGTTTTCTCATAGGACTCATTCTGACCAGTTTCTGGTGACATTCAAAGAAGTGGGGAGGAGACCCCCTACCTTTGGGGATGCATCAGTCATTGCCCTTGAGCTGTTAAATTCTGGATATGAATTTGATGAAGGGTCTATCATCTTTAACCGATTCAGGCAAGAAAAATGTTGAAATCCAGGCTTTTTtatgttcagatttttttcagttgagtGAATGTCTCCTTAATAGTGTGAAATTATAAGCTTGGAATTTACATTAGTTTTTACCATTTCTAGGTCTGTCATCTCCTACAAGACAGAAGAAAAGCCCATCTTTTCCCTTGACACCATTTCAAGTGCTGGTAAGTTTATTTTGTATGACAAGTATTTTTCCTGTGAAATGAGAGATTTGCAGATTGAGGAAAACAGTATTTGTCACGGTGGGTTTTTTTCAGCAGTAACAAAAATGTTGAGCTGTTTCTATCACCATCTATTAACAGCTTCCATGAAACCATAAAACATTCATTGTATAAATAAATATCCATTGGGGGCCAACATTATATATGAAAGTCATCATTGCTCAGTGAAGCATTCTAGAAATAATACTCAGGAACCAATTTCATTTTCCTCTCCTATATATTATATTTCTTCTATTCTAAGAGGTACACTTTATAATGTCTCTAAAATTGAGGCGCTTCTACCAGTCAGTAGCACATCATTTTTAATTGGCTGTGTTACTTTATTTCTTCAAGGTATATAAAATAGGAGTTACACGATCCTCTGCATCTTAAGTCAACAGAATGCAGCCCTGTCTCACTTTACCCTAATGAAGACTTTTTGAATGCGCTGCTAAATTTCTGCTGCCTAATTGCTGAAATGCAGAGCAGACTCTTAACTCTTCTACTCATATTCTCAGAAAAACTCTCCTCTCTCGTTGTCCTGACACTGTCAGATTTCTCCAATAACCACATGGTTGAGTTGGGATTTTTATATCACACTATGCAAGTCTCATGTCTCTCATTAATTTCTCTATTGAAAAACACGGTCCCGGACTGTCTGCTGGCTTAGTCCAGGGCACTCTGCTAGATGCTCTCCAGAGGCTTTATACCCGTGAAATGTAGGGCTGTTACTTTAAATGTCGGCCTCTTGGGTTTTATGAAGTTAAGCATTTCAAGTAGAATACCAAGTGCTTTGTTTACACATCATGTTTTACTGAAAATCTGCTATAATCTATAGTATGAAAATAGATGAAGCTTTTAGAACGGTGTCTTTTAACCAGTCTTACATTGACTTCTCTGTGATCATAAAGGATTTTTGCACCAGGAAGCTTCTTGATTAAATCAGTCTTTGCATTTCAACAGAGAGCATGAGTATCTACGATGACATTGATGCTGATGTGCTGCGGAATTACCAGGAATACAGCCTGGCCAACATCATCTACTATTCCCTGAAGGAGTCCACCACGAGTGAGCAGAGCGCCAGGATGACGGCCATGGACAACGCCAGCAAGAATGCTTGTAAGCGCCCGGCAGGCTGAGCGCGTTCCTTTGCTGAGGCTGCGTGGAGGCCCTCGCTCATGTCAAAGGGTGTTAGCAGTTCTGGAAGAGGAGCAGGAGAGCTGGGGTCTGGTCCTGGGCTCTGCCACTGGTCCTGTGAGGatagaaaaattatattcttctCCTTAAAGGAAGTAACGTCTTACTTGGTAGGAAGTAAGTGTGCAAGTACTCTAATTCTTGGAAGatacaagaagaaaatatatctcTATAACATTTTTCAAGAGGCCAGTTCTAGTACCTCAAAGGAGACAGAATCTTATTTCTGAATTAAACAACTTAGATCTCGTGAATGAGTTAGTGAGCAAGGTATTCTTTTCTGGTTTTAGATCTTGTTGTCTAATCTACTGTTCTGTTTGTAGCCGAAATGATTGACAAATTGACTCTGACATTCAATCGCACCCGCCAAGCTGTCATCACCAAGGAGCTGATAGAAATCATCTCTGGTGCTGCAGCTCTGTAAGTAACTGAGCGTTGCCTTCAGCATTCTCGTCTCACACTGCCTGCTTGTTTATCCTTGGCACGTttatgtccccttctcccctcccattTTTTGGtctgttacagaaaaaaaatgatccaTTGCTTAATCTTGTTTCCTTGATCTTAGAATATAAAGAtttgatgaaaatgacatctctGGAGTATTTTTGATTGTTTCAGCTAAAACATTCAGGCTTAGTTTATCATCTCCTTACTGGTTTTCAGTTTGAGTTTTTATAAATCTGTAAATTATTGAATGGTGGTAGGGTCAGGAAGTTTTTAACTAAGTTTTCTGTATCAGTACTGTCCTTTGATAGTTCTTAAAATACTGCTTTTCTCAAGAAAATGTCTTGGTTGTTTAGCTAGATATGTTAATGTTTGTAACCAGGATTACAGTAATGGGAAATCTATAAAAAATGATTACATTGAACACCCATTACATGCCTCATATAGTGCTAAAAGGTGGGATCCTTTGTCCCAAGGCATCCAAATAGGATAAGAAAACGTAGACAGTTGTGCAGAAAGATAAAATGTGTATTAAGTTATCTTTGACTCATTCTCTCACCTCCTGCTAGTTGGTCACCAAGTTCTCTAAATCTTACCTGTTTCTAAATATCCCTTGACTTTCTCCCCTTTATGCCCTCTGAACGCATATTTGTCATTTCTCTcccaaattagaaaatatattttttaagtggcACATGCTTTTTCCtgaaatgtcattctttttttcccctgcaccCTTAATCCTCCACCTGACTGACTCTGTTTGTCCTTCATAACGGAGCTGGGGGACTCCTTTCCCCCAGAAAACCCTCCTTTGTGGTGTGAGTGGGGCTATTTCCCACGTTTCCCTCCATCACAGCACTTACACCATGTTATTAGGAACTGCCCCTAGGTTTGTCTGTGTCCTGTGGCTTGAGAGGGGCCACGTCTCGTTCACTTGTAGCTTCATCACCTGGCATGCACttccttagtaaatatttgtggtcTGAATGAATGATGAGCCATGAGTGTATTAAGAACTGGAATTTCAGAAGAGACAGAAATAACACTTTGCTGAATATATGAATACGTGGGTCCAGGTTTAAGACTCGGGGAAAGGTTCATCGCTAAGGTGACATAGAGGTTGGTCCTTTTTGTCTCTGGAGAATGGAAATGGGCAGGATtctagagacacacacaaactggTTGAGACCATTCTGTCAGTGTTGGTTGGCTCCATCAGCTCTGCTGTCCTAAACAGCCTTCCTTCTCTTATTTTGCTTTCAAGCCTGCGTATAAGCCATCCGTCCTCCTGGTCACTACTGCTCTGTTAGCATCAGCGTCCAGGCAGTGATGAGTGGTCCTGCCACTTAGCAGCCTGACAGACATGGTTCAGACGCTCTCCCTGCAGCATGGTTGTTTTCTGTGCCACGCGGGCTGGGATGGGGTTAAGCAGGTGTATTATTCGTGTCCTCCTTGCTGTACATCTGCTGCTTCTCTGGCGGCGAGTGTGCCGAGGCCTGGGGGAAAGAACTACACTCTGAAGGTCTGGGGGCTGTGAGACGCAGAGAGCCAGGGGAAAGAGCAGTGGGTGCTCAGAATAAATGGAGGCTACAGGCTCTGCGGAGTGGAGGCCCCAGCTCTTGATTAGGAAATGTGGGGACCTGACTGAAAGTAGCAGATGCAGAGAAATGAGAAGGACATTGGGACACAAAGAATGAGAATTTTAATAACAGTCCAAATAACTGGAAATTGCctgttcagttttcactttctagAAAGGCAGGCTAAATCCTTTATTAAAAGTTAGCTGTGCAAACCTTAATAATCCTCATGATGgattatttatatgaaatgaacTTGCATGCTCTGTAACCTGTCAGCTTTTCTGCTTAAAGACTAGTGTTTAATACAAACACATTTGGCTATTTGGTAATAAACGGCATGAGTAAACCATATTTGAGGAGCCAAGTGTTAGTTGCtagcttaaattaaaaaaaaaaattatatactacTTATAGCAAAGTTGTGGTTTAAAGTATGCTTTCATAGTCCTGCCAACTTGCATGAACATGGTTTTATTACTTTAGCCAGATTCAGGTCTGTAATGTTTTGTAACAATTAGTGACTCTGTTTTAAGGAACTCTTTTGGTAAGTATTTATGTGATACAAGGTAGTGAATGAGGAAATGGGCTTTCCTAGTTGGAAACTGTACATGATTAACCCGCATggattgcttcctgacctgcttgttttctgtttgtgtttttcttctaaTATAATAACCCAGGGAGTAATGAAAATCAAGTTTCATCCTCAGACAAGAGGTAAAGTGGTAATATTTCAcaccctccccccatcccatTAGAAAAGAAACCCAGTCAGAGAGAATTGAAACTAATTCAGCAACAGGGAAACTGATTTCTTGGGAGATGAGACTGGCTGGCCATTAGGGCAGCAGTCAGATCGTGGGATCACATGGCTGATGCTAggggtcttttttttccttcttaaaatgtattaaataaactacaaggataaaGAATCAGCATTCCTTTGCAGTACTAAAAACAGGCTGGTgaagaacagtggttctcagacttcCTGGCCTCAGAACCCCTTGATGTCTGACTCCACAGAAGACAGATCAGTCCTCTCCATTTCTCTATTCATTCTGTTCTGACGTTGCAAGTCACGTAGGTTCTGGAAAACTCCACCATGTACTCTTGAGAATGAGAATAAAACAGGCAAGCAGCATTGTTACAGAAATTAGTTTTGCCCTCACAGACCCCATGAAAAGGTCCCTAGAccaaaatttgagaaccactagtGTAGAGTAACAGTTTATTATGTATTATGTAGAGTCAGTTCAAGTCCCACTTTAGATACATATTATCTCTTGAtatgtttaatttccaaaaaaaaaaaattgtttgatttttatttgttgtatacttttatttttcaggtaaaGAAGAATTCAGCAAGCTGATTTTGTTTTTAGCTTACGGCTGTCCTTGTCAGAAGAATTTGTTGGTCCATTGTTCAGATTACTAAAGACAGCaagatatttgtaaattatcTTACAATAAATGACTCAACATAAAATCactgcttttttaaattattattatagaaCAACCATTTTCAAAATGAGATCTTACAACACTTCAAAATATTAACATACTTGTATTAAAATTTCTTAGTAAGAAGCTAGTTGAAGAGGCTCTTGGGATTTTTTGGTTTCCTAACAGACATGGAAAGCCTGACTTCTGAGGGGTCACAGAGTGGAAGGAAGAGGCGCCAGCCACACccccaacccaggcctccctgcctgtcACCCTCAGAGGACCACCAGCGCAAGGCAACATTGCCATGTCTGAGTCATTCACTGTTTCTTGTATAGAgagtggagaattccagggacataCTGActctaaataaatgtttaaatctttTCCAAGGACTGAGAAACATTTCAGTAGGATATTCACTTCACATTCACATTTAGGTAGCCATTAACTTTGGGCACCTGAGCTATTCTACAGAACGAGCTGGCCCTGCCAAAatgttgggattttttttcctatttaagaggatttagggctacagtccacggggttgcaaagagtcagacatgactgagcgactaacactttaacttttttagggtttttttattGCAAAAGTAATACAGGAATTACAAGAGACGACATaactataaaaaatatacataaagccCATCGACAACACTTTATATTACTCTTTAAAAACCATCAAGGTTCGAAGGGGAAGACAAACAACAGAATCTCAGTGTCATTTTCTAGCTTCCCTGAAATGATTTAAGAGCCATTTTGATTTCTGAGTTTTTGTGATACttgttttcctttgaaaactTAGGTCTCTACCTGTGTTGCTTTGAAATGT is a window of Budorcas taxicolor isolate Tak-1 chromosome 13, Takin1.1, whole genome shotgun sequence DNA encoding:
- the ATP5F1C gene encoding ATP synthase subunit gamma, mitochondrial isoform X1; translated protein: MFSRAGVAGLSAWTVQPQWIQVRNMATLKDITRRLKSIKNIQKITKSMKMVAAAKYARAERELKPARVYGVGSLALYEKADIKTPEDKKKHLIIGVSSDRGLCGAIHSSVAKQMKSEAASLAAAGKEVKIIGVGDKIRSILHRTHSDQFLVTFKEVGRRPPTFGDASVIALELLNSGYEFDEGSIIFNRFRSVISYKTEEKPIFSLDTISSAESMSIYDDIDADVLRNYQEYSLANIIYYSLKESTTSEQSARMTAMDNASKNASEMIDKLTLTFNRTRQAVITKELIEIISGAAAL
- the ATP5F1C gene encoding ATP synthase subunit gamma, mitochondrial isoform X2, whose amino-acid sequence is MFSRAGVAGLSAWTVQPQWIQVRNMATLKDITRRLKSIKNIQKITKSMKMVAAAKYARAERELKPARVYGVGSLALYEKADIKTPEDKKKHLIIGVSSDRGLCGAIHSSVAKQMKSEAASLAAAGKEVKIIGVGDKIRSILHRTHSDQFLVTFKEVGRRPPTFGDASVIALELLNSGYEFDEGSIIFNRFRSVISYKTEEKPIFSLDTISSAESMSIYDDIDADVLRNYQEYSLANIIYYSLKESTTSEQSARMTAMDNASKNASEMIDKLTLTFNRTRQAVITKELIEIISGAAAL